From the genome of Acinetobacter sp. TR3:
TAATTTAGAAGAAGTTTCAACAGGAACAGGTAAAGTCATTCCATCTTCTAAAGAGCAGATCGTTCAATCACTTGAAGGGGGTATCTTAACGAGATTGGATGTTCAAGAAGGGGATATTGTGCAAAAGGGGGAGGTTTTAGCTCAACTTGATCCAACACGTTTTGCTTCGAATGTTGGTGAATCCAAATCACTTCTTGTTTCATCTCAAGCGACAGCAGCTCGGTTGCGTGCAGAAGTAAATGGAACACCTTTGGTTTTTCCTGAAGAAGTTTTAAAAGAACCAAAATTGGTTAGGGAAGAAACAGCACTTTATTACTCTCGACGTGAAAATTTGGAACAGTCTTTAGCTGGTTTTCAACAAGCACTTAAGCTTGTGCAACAAGAATTGATCATGACAGAACCGTTAGTTGCTAAAGGCGCAGCAAGCGAAGTGGAAGTACTAAGATTAAAACGTGAAGCGAATGATTTACAAAATAAAATGAACGATACCCGTAATCAGTATTACGTTAAGGCAAGAGAAGAGTTGTCTAAAGCGAATACGGATACTCAAACACAACAACAAGTGGTTATGGGACGCAGTGATAGTTTACAACGTTCGGTTTTTAAAGCCCCAGTTCGAGGAATTGTAAAAGAAATTGATGTTACGACTTTGGGCGGGGTCATCCCTCAAAATGGTAAATTAATGACGATTGTCCCATTGGAAGATAAGCTATTAATTGAGGCACGTATTTCTCCAAGAGATATTGCATTTATTCGTCCCGGACAAGAAGCATTGGTAAAAATCACAGCTTATGATTATTCAATTTATGGTGGTTTAAAAGGTAAAGTGACAGTGATTTCACCAGATACGATTCGTGATGAAGTGAAGCAGGATCAATTTTATTATCGTGTCTACATTCGCACAGATTCTGATAAGCTCAAAAATAAAGCAGGAAAAACCTTTGGTATTACGCCAGGCATGGTTGCTACGGTTGATATTCGTACTGGTGAAAAAACAGTGATGGATTATTTATTAAAACCATTTAATAAAGCAAAAGAAGCTTTACGAGAACGTTGATTCTGATTAAACCTAAACCTCGCTTAAAGCGAGGTTTTTTATTGTCGTGTGAAAAGTTATAATCTCTTTTTAGTTTGTATTTATGTTTTATGCCTTTCACTATCGCAAATACAGTTACTTTTGAAGAAGACATTAAAAAAAGTCGTTTCCAAGCGATTGCCGCAGTTGTTGAGAATGAGCAGCAAGTTAAAAATTTTCTAGAACACACCAAAGATATTTCAACTACACATCAATGTTGGGCATGGAAAATTGGACATCATGTCCGGTTTAATGACGATGGCGAACCTTCTGGCACCGCAGGTCGCCCCATTCTTGCAACCATTGAAGGCAATGATCTAACTAATATCATCGTATTAGTCAATCGTTGGTATGGGGGTGTTAAGCTCGGTACAGGTGGTTTGGTTAGAGCGTATGGTGGATGTGCAGGTCAGTGTTTATTGCTCGCTGAAAAAATCGAATTGATTGAGAAAAAAAAGATTCAATTTGCCTGTCTATTTAATGAATGGGCAATTATTCAATATGAGTTGATGCAACAACAAATTGAATATCAAGAAAGTTACACTGAAACAGGTGTTCTTATTGAAGCACGATTACAAGTACATCAAATTGAACCTTTAAGAAACAAGCTTCAAGATGTGACACGTGGGCGTGAATCACTGAAAGTGATTGAGGAACAAGAGCATGACGACTGATCCTTTATTAAAATATCGAGAACAGCACAAGCATCGTTTGAATTATATGCCTTGGTTGTACTGGTCACTTAAGCCTAAACATCGAGAGTGGGCAGATGTATGGCAGGCTGAATATCAAGCGTATTTGATGGAAATGGAAACTATAGAAATCGGTAAAAATTGTTTCATTTCACCTTTAGCACATATTTTTGCTGAGCGCGGTCGCAAGATCAGCATTGGAGATAATACCTTCATTGCAGCTGATTGTACTTTACATGGACCTTTAGAGATTGGTAACGAAGTCGCGATTAATCATCATTCTATTTTAGATGGTGGTCGAGCAGGGATTAAGTTGCATGATCAGGTTCGAATAGCAGCATATAGTCATTTATATGCATTTGATCATGGAATGGATTTAGACCGACCAATATACCAACAAGCTGTTACCTCCAAAGGAATTGAGATTGGGCGAGATGTATGGCTAGGTGCTCATGTTGGAATAAAAGATGGCGTGAAAATCGGGCATCATGTGGTTGTGGGGATGAATAGTATGGTCACTAAAAATATAGAAGATTTTGCAATTGTGGCAGGTAATCCAGCTAGATTGATTCGTTATCGTACTGAATAAAATCAATTAAAAGCTCATGAGATTCTATACATAAATTTAACCCACCATACTTTGATCTGTGATAAGTTAAAAATAAGTAGAAGACCTAAGGTATATACCTAAAGAGAGGCGAAAATGAACCGTGTCATTGCATGTATCGATTCTTCACCCTGTATTGATGCTGTTGCTGAAGCGGCAGTTTGGGTTGCTAAGCAAACTCAAAGAGAATTAGTACTGTTGCAAATTCTGGACTATTATCCCGCAAGCTATCATTTAGGTGAAATTAGTGGCGTAATTGGTTTTGAAAGTAATGCGATGTTACTCAAAGAGCTAGCCGAACTAGAGCAAAAGCAAAGTGAACTCGCGCTTGATTATAGTAACAATTTACTTAAACATATTTCAGAATTCATAGAGAAACAATACGATTTAACCAGTACCAAGATTCAAGAAAAGGGCGATTTTCTTGAACAAAGTTTTAACATCTTGAAAGAAAATGATGTTGTGATTATTGGCCGTGTGGGTGAGCGAGCAGCAGAAAAGAATAAGCCCATAGGCAGCAATGTTGAAAACTTTATTCGTGGTGCAAACTGTACAGTGATTACAGTAGGTGAGCATTTTGAACCACCGAAACGCTTTATTTTCGCTTATGAGTATTCACCGACCTGTCAAAAAATGCTGCAACGTATAGCACAAAGTGATTTATTGAGAAAGTTACAATGTCATTTGCTGTATGTGGGTGATCATCCAGAAATGCTGGCAGAGCCAGAAAAATATTTAAAAGATGCGGGTTTAGATGTTATACCAATTTATCGATACGGGGATGTTGCACAAAATATTCTTGAATATCAAAGAGAACATGACATTCAACTGATTGTTTTAGGTGCTTTTAGCCATAGTAAAATTCATCAATTTTTCTTGGGGAGTATCACCACAACGATCTTCCGAAATGCCAATGTACCCTTACTCGTTGCTAAGTGATTCATTTTATTCCATATAGTTATCCGCAATTACTGTGGATAACTATATGGAAAAGCACTGTGGATAAATATAATACATTGATATTAAACAACTAATTATTTTAGATTGTTTTTTGATCTTTATTTCACAATTGCAATTGCAAAGCCATCATGTCCCTTTGAGCCAACTGTTTGTAATGCGGTGCAAGACAAAAGTTGAGGATGATCTTTTAATGCTGTGAATGCTTCACGAATGCCTTCAATACTAGGCTTCTTATTATTTTCATCTAAGATAGCACCTGCACGAATGACGTTATCAAGCACAATAATCGTTCCTGAATGAGAAAGTTGCAAGCTTAATTCAAAGTATTCACGATAACTTTGCTTATCGGCATCAATGAAAATCAAATCAAAGGGTTCACTGCCTTCAGCAATGAGTTGCTTCATAATATCTGCACCACGACCTTTCTTGAGCTCGATATTGGTTGGCATCTTGGCAAAATCAATATTTTCCTGAGCAATAATGACGTGGGTATCTCGACCTTCTACTGTGAGTAGATAGCCATCTTCAGGTAATGCTTTTGCAAGCCAAATGGTACTATAGGCACCAAAAGTTCCTAGTTCCAGTACCCGTTTGCATTGGTTCATCTGAATCAACATTTGCAAAAACATGCCTTGATTAGGCGCAACAGCCAAATGATTAGAAAATCCCTGCGTATCGGTATTGTCTAATGCATGTTGAAGTCTTGGGTCTGTGGGAATTAAATGTGAATTGATATAGTCATCAATGTCGGTCCACATCTGTTGCATAATCAAGTTTACCTACGAATCTGTTAGCTGCATTTTAAACATTTATGCTCAGAGTGCAATTTGATTACTGAATTAATCAGTGTCACTGAAATGAAAAAGAGACCGTTTAGATCTCTTCTTGATTTAAGTCTATTTAAATTAGACGTTACACATTGAACTATTACGGGTGAGGTCAGGTCCCCAAGTTCGATAACCTTGAGTATCAATATGAATTTGACCAGAACTGTACAAGCCGATTCCAAGATTTAAACTCTGCCCATGCTGCATCCAAAATTGGCAAAGTTTAAATTTGGTCTGTTCAATATATGCATAGTCTTGCGGTTGCGGTACTTCAGGCCCGATACGGAAGTCGATTGCTGAATTGAACAAATGCTTAGAAGAACCCGCACCACCTGCACATTGGTTTAATGGCAAATCACGGTAAACGGAGGTTACTT
Proteins encoded in this window:
- a CDS encoding HlyD family type I secretion periplasmic adaptor subunit, encoding MSELEQANSRPMNVTYKEPSLPRSSFVIWVVGIGLLVLLIWAWLFNLEEVSTGTGKVIPSSKEQIVQSLEGGILTRLDVQEGDIVQKGEVLAQLDPTRFASNVGESKSLLVSSQATAARLRAEVNGTPLVFPEEVLKEPKLVREETALYYSRRENLEQSLAGFQQALKLVQQELIMTEPLVAKGAASEVEVLRLKREANDLQNKMNDTRNQYYVKAREELSKANTDTQTQQQVVMGRSDSLQRSVFKAPVRGIVKEIDVTTLGGVIPQNGKLMTIVPLEDKLLIEARISPRDIAFIRPGQEALVKITAYDYSIYGGLKGKVTVISPDTIRDEVKQDQFYYRVYIRTDSDKLKNKAGKTFGITPGMVATVDIRTGEKTVMDYLLKPFNKAKEALRER
- a CDS encoding IMPACT family protein, with the protein product MPFTIANTVTFEEDIKKSRFQAIAAVVENEQQVKNFLEHTKDISTTHQCWAWKIGHHVRFNDDGEPSGTAGRPILATIEGNDLTNIIVLVNRWYGGVKLGTGGLVRAYGGCAGQCLLLAEKIELIEKKKIQFACLFNEWAIIQYELMQQQIEYQESYTETGVLIEARLQVHQIEPLRNKLQDVTRGRESLKVIEEQEHDD
- a CDS encoding acyltransferase — encoded protein: MTTDPLLKYREQHKHRLNYMPWLYWSLKPKHREWADVWQAEYQAYLMEMETIEIGKNCFISPLAHIFAERGRKISIGDNTFIAADCTLHGPLEIGNEVAINHHSILDGGRAGIKLHDQVRIAAYSHLYAFDHGMDLDRPIYQQAVTSKGIEIGRDVWLGAHVGIKDGVKIGHHVVVGMNSMVTKNIEDFAIVAGNPARLIRYRTE
- a CDS encoding universal stress protein; the encoded protein is MNRVIACIDSSPCIDAVAEAAVWVAKQTQRELVLLQILDYYPASYHLGEISGVIGFESNAMLLKELAELEQKQSELALDYSNNLLKHISEFIEKQYDLTSTKIQEKGDFLEQSFNILKENDVVIIGRVGERAAEKNKPIGSNVENFIRGANCTVITVGEHFEPPKRFIFAYEYSPTCQKMLQRIAQSDLLRKLQCHLLYVGDHPEMLAEPEKYLKDAGLDVIPIYRYGDVAQNILEYQREHDIQLIVLGAFSHSKIHQFFLGSITTTIFRNANVPLLVAK
- a CDS encoding O-methyltransferase — translated: MQQMWTDIDDYINSHLIPTDPRLQHALDNTDTQGFSNHLAVAPNQGMFLQMLIQMNQCKRVLELGTFGAYSTIWLAKALPEDGYLLTVEGRDTHVIIAQENIDFAKMPTNIELKKGRGADIMKQLIAEGSEPFDLIFIDADKQSYREYFELSLQLSHSGTIIVLDNVIRAGAILDENNKKPSIEGIREAFTALKDHPQLLSCTALQTVGSKGHDGFAIAIVK